DNA from Mycobacterium bourgelatii:
CAGCTACGGCCATTGGGTCTATTCCATCCGAGCCGGCGGCGGGGCCGTACCCTACCCGAACCCCGACGACTGCGAGCCGTTGACCGACGAGCAATTCGAGGTCGTAAAGGACCGAACTGCAACGCAATTCGTCGGGTGTCCAGACGAAGTCGCGGAGCGGTTGCACGCGTTGCAACGTGTGACCGACGCCGACGAACTGGTCATCACCTCGGTGACCTACCGGCACTCCGACCGGCTGCGGTCGCACGAGCTCATCGCCAAGCGTTGGGGGTTAACCTCATGAAGCGCAAGCCAATCCATCTAGCGGCTCATTTCCCGGGGGTCAACAACACCACGGTATGGACCGACCCCCGCTCGGGCAGCCAGATCGAGTTCGACTCGTTCGTGCACCTGGCCCGCACCGCCGAACGCGGCTTGTTCGACTTCTTCTTCCTGGCCGAAGGGCTGCGACTGCGGGAGCACCGCGGTCAGATCTATGACCTGGATGTGGTGGGCCGCCCGGATACCTTTACCGTGCTCGCGGCGTTGGCCGCGGTGACCGAGCGGATCGGCCTGACCGGCACCATCAACACCACCTTCAACGAGCCGTTCGAAGTGGCAAGGCAATTCGCGACCCTAGATCATCTGTCCGGCGGCCGTGCAGGCTGGAATATCGTCACCTCGTCAGATGCCTTCACCGGAGCCAACTTTCGCCGCGGCGGCTTTCTCAGCCATGCCGACCGGTATGTGCGCGCCGAGGAGTTCCTCACTGCGGCACGCAAGTTCTGGGACAGCTGGGAGCCCGACGCGGTGGTGGCCGACGTCGACGCCGGAGCCTATGTCGATCCGGAGCGGATCCACAGCGTCGAATACCGGAGCAGCCAATTCGACGTGCGCGGCTACGCGACCCTGCCGGCCGGGCCGCAAGGCCACCCGGTGTTGTTGCAGGCCGGGGACTCCGACGAAGGAAGGTCATTCGGCGCGCGCAACGCGGACGCATTGTTCACGTTGCACGGCTCCCTCGAAGACGGCCAGCGCTATTACGCCGATGTGAAGGGCCGGGCGCGTGCGTCGGGGCGAGACCCAAATGAGCTCAAGGTTTTTCCGGCGGCAACCTTTGTGCTGGGTGACTCCGCCGACGAGGCGCGGGATAAGGCGCGGCACATCCGCCAGCAGCAGGTCAGCCCCGCTACCGCGATAGCGATGGTCGAACAAGTTTGGGGCCGTGAGCTTTCGGACTACGACCCGGACGG
Protein-coding regions in this window:
- a CDS encoding NtaA/DmoA family FMN-dependent monooxygenase (This protein belongs to a clade of FMN-dependent monooxygenases, within a broader family of flavin-dependent oxidoreductases, the luciferase-like monooxygenase (LMM) family, some of whose members use coenzyme F420 rather than FMN.) — translated: MKRKPIHLAAHFPGVNNTTVWTDPRSGSQIEFDSFVHLARTAERGLFDFFFLAEGLRLREHRGQIYDLDVVGRPDTFTVLAALAAVTERIGLTGTINTTFNEPFEVARQFATLDHLSGGRAGWNIVTSSDAFTGANFRRGGFLSHADRYVRAEEFLTAARKFWDSWEPDAVVADVDAGAYVDPERIHSVEYRSSQFDVRGYATLPAGPQGHPVLLQAGDSDEGRSFGARNADALFTLHGSLEDGQRYYADVKGRARASGRDPNELKVFPAATFVLGDSADEARDKARHIRQQQVSPATAIAMVEQVWGRELSDYDPDGPLPDFDPIVESTITQGRVRHGDPIAVARKWRQRAEAQNLSIRELIIAITSREQFVGTATHIADEIDRYIQADACDGFILVPHLTPHGLDEFVDKVVPLLQERGAYRTEYTGQTLKEHLAD